The proteins below are encoded in one region of Neisseria bacilliformis:
- the azu gene encoding azurin, translating to MKAYLALISAAALALSACGDNKPAETPAAPPAASEAPAAPASEAPASETPAAPASEAAPAASEAAAAPAAGACETVVESDDAMNFNTKELVIDKTNCKEFKVTLKHTGKMPKTAMGHNIVISKAEDTKGVLADGAAAGADADYVKAGDARVIAHTKLIGGGEETSVTVDTSKLADGGKYEFYCSFPAHSAQMLGHVTLK from the coding sequence ATGAAAGCATATCTGGCACTGATTTCCGCAGCGGCACTGGCATTGAGCGCGTGCGGCGACAACAAACCCGCCGAAACCCCGGCCGCCCCGCCCGCCGCCTCCGAAGCGCCCGCCGCCCCGGCCTCCGAAGCACCCGCTTCCGAAACCCCCGCCGCGCCCGCCTCCGAAGCCGCCCCCGCCGCTTCCGAAGCGGCCGCAGCCCCTGCCGCCGGCGCGTGTGAAACCGTGGTCGAATCCGACGACGCGATGAACTTCAACACCAAAGAGCTGGTCATCGACAAAACCAACTGCAAAGAATTCAAAGTAACCCTCAAACACACCGGCAAAATGCCCAAAACCGCAATGGGGCACAACATCGTGATTTCCAAAGCCGAAGACACCAAAGGCGTGCTTGCCGACGGCGCGGCTGCCGGCGCGGATGCCGACTACGTCAAAGCCGGCGACGCGCGCGTCATCGCCCACACCAAACTGATCGGCGGCGGCGAAGAAACCAGCGTTACCGTGGACACTTCCAAACTGGCCGACGGCGGCAAATACGAGTTCTACTGCTCCTTCCCCGCCCACTCCGCGCAAATGCTCGGCCACGTTACCTTGAAATAA
- a CDS encoding DciA family protein codes for MDFAHIGKRSGTGDDPSAAAQLKFLLQSAQAWRQLDQAVKQHLPANLHPHIRTACIDPDGSLVLLAANSTAAARLKMLAPALLPQLQAYGGLIRAVRVKTVPKPSAPPKQNTLKLSPAALEALADGADRLQHHPGLAAALRRLVGKYQK; via the coding sequence ATGGATTTCGCACACATCGGCAAACGCAGCGGGACGGGCGACGACCCCTCCGCCGCCGCCCAACTCAAATTCCTGCTGCAAAGCGCGCAGGCATGGCGGCAGCTCGACCAAGCCGTCAAACAGCACCTGCCCGCCAACCTCCATCCCCACATTCGGACGGCCTGCATCGACCCCGACGGCAGCCTCGTGCTGCTGGCCGCCAACAGCACCGCCGCCGCCCGCCTCAAAATGCTCGCCCCCGCCCTCCTGCCACAGTTACAGGCATACGGCGGCCTGATTCGCGCCGTGCGCGTCAAAACCGTTCCCAAACCGTCCGCCCCGCCCAAACAAAACACCCTCAAACTCAGCCCCGCCGCCCTCGAAGCCCTCGCCGACGGCGCAGACAGGCTGCAACACCACCCCGGACTGGCCGCCGCCCTGCGCCGTTTGGTCGGCAAATATCAAAAATAG
- the rnhA gene encoding ribonuclease HI: MEQTVYLYTDGACKGNPGAGGWGVLLRYGRHEKELFGGEAETTNNRMELTAVIEGLKALKRTSCVEICTDSQYVKNGMQSWIHGWKKNGWKTSAKQPVKNEDLWRELDRLAAAHNVSWKWVKGHAGHPENERADALANRGAAEAAGRG; the protein is encoded by the coding sequence ATGGAACAAACCGTTTACCTCTACACCGACGGCGCGTGCAAAGGCAACCCCGGCGCGGGCGGCTGGGGCGTGCTGCTGCGCTACGGCCGCCACGAAAAAGAACTGTTCGGCGGCGAAGCCGAAACCACCAACAACCGCATGGAGCTCACCGCCGTCATCGAAGGGCTCAAAGCCCTCAAACGCACCAGCTGCGTGGAAATCTGCACCGACTCTCAATACGTCAAAAACGGCATGCAGAGCTGGATACACGGCTGGAAGAAAAACGGCTGGAAAACCTCGGCCAAACAGCCGGTGAAAAACGAAGACCTGTGGCGTGAACTCGACCGCCTCGCCGCCGCCCACAACGTCAGCTGGAAATGGGTCAAAGGCCACGCCGGCCATCCCGAAAACGAACGCGCCGACGCGCTGGCCAACCGGGGCGCAGCAGAAGCGGCAGGACGCGGGTAA
- a CDS encoding FAD-binding oxidoreductase — MHTPYRRLAALLAPDEISDNAALLTDQRRRYTGRADLLLQPRDTESVRKIMRFCFERRLPVTPQGGNTGLCGAAVPQGGVLLNLGRLNRIRSVSTADNALTAEAGCILQNVQDAAAASGRLFPLSLASEGSCQIGGNIACNAGGLNVLRYGTMRDLVMGLEVVLPDGELVSHLAPLHKNTTGYDLRQLFIGSEGTLGVITAATLKLFPLPQTRETVWAGVGSIAQAVELLALVKSRFGERLVSFELVGRYALELSSAFCRAAPPADAPWHVLLELTDSESRADLGGLLAECLLENGFDNSVLAQSETERRTLWALRENISAAQRGLGASIKHDIALPIARVAEFVKRCGAALQAAFDGIRIVVFGHLGDGSLHYNTFLPGVSDNGVYAFENAVNDIVYAHVLACGGTIAAEHGIGQVKRHRLSQVRSAAEIALMKAVKTAFDPHGIMNPGKLLPD, encoded by the coding sequence ATGCACACCCCCTACCGCCGCCTCGCCGCCCTGCTTGCGCCCGACGAAATTTCCGACAACGCCGCCCTGCTCACCGACCAACGCCGCCGCTACACCGGGCGGGCGGATTTGCTTTTGCAGCCGCGCGACACCGAATCCGTGCGCAAAATCATGCGTTTCTGTTTTGAGCGCCGCCTGCCCGTTACCCCGCAGGGCGGCAACACCGGCCTGTGCGGCGCGGCCGTGCCGCAGGGTGGCGTTTTGCTCAATTTAGGCCGTCTGAACCGCATCCGCAGCGTCAGCACTGCCGACAACGCCCTCACCGCCGAGGCCGGCTGCATCCTGCAAAACGTGCAGGACGCGGCGGCGGCTTCGGGGCGGCTGTTTCCGCTGAGTCTGGCCAGCGAAGGCTCGTGCCAGATCGGCGGCAACATCGCCTGCAATGCCGGCGGGCTGAACGTGCTGCGCTACGGCACGATGCGCGATTTGGTGATGGGTTTGGAAGTGGTACTGCCGGACGGCGAACTGGTGTCCCACCTCGCGCCGCTGCACAAAAACACCACCGGCTACGACCTGCGCCAGCTTTTCATCGGCAGCGAGGGCACGCTGGGCGTGATTACCGCCGCCACGCTGAAACTCTTCCCCCTGCCGCAAACGCGCGAAACCGTTTGGGCGGGCGTGGGCAGTATCGCGCAGGCGGTGGAGCTGCTGGCTTTGGTCAAAAGCCGTTTCGGCGAACGCCTGGTCAGCTTCGAGTTGGTCGGGCGTTACGCGCTCGAATTGTCGTCCGCCTTCTGCCGCGCCGCGCCGCCCGCCGATGCGCCGTGGCACGTCCTGCTGGAACTGACCGACAGCGAGTCGCGCGCCGACCTTGGCGGCCTCTTGGCCGAGTGCCTTCTGGAAAACGGCTTTGACAACAGCGTGTTGGCGCAGTCGGAAACCGAGCGGCGTACCCTGTGGGCTTTGCGCGAAAACATCTCCGCCGCCCAGCGCGGTCTCGGCGCGAGCATCAAACACGACATCGCCCTCCCCATCGCACGCGTCGCCGAATTTGTCAAACGTTGCGGCGCGGCCTTGCAAGCGGCCTTCGACGGCATCCGCATCGTCGTGTTCGGCCACCTCGGCGACGGCAGCCTGCACTACAACACCTTCCTGCCCGGTGTGTCCGACAACGGTGTATACGCCTTTGAAAACGCGGTGAACGACATCGTGTACGCACACGTCCTCGCCTGCGGCGGCACTATCGCCGCCGAGCACGGCATCGGTCAAGTCAAACGCCACCGCCTGAGCCAAGTACGCAGCGCGGCGGAAATCGCCCTGATGAAGGCTGTAAAAACCGCCTTCGACCCGCACGGCATCATGAACCCCGGCAAACTGCTGCCCGATTGA
- a CDS encoding FKBP-type peptidyl-prolyl cis-trans isomerase — protein sequence MIKKDTVVGLHYQMFDANDQLIDETQQPIVYLHGGYDGIFPLVEEALHGKTVGDEVDIVLQPDDAFGEQDPELVRIEPADAFPSEVKPGMMFEADMPDGDVVVFRVTDMAEGKVVVDGNHPLAGMKIRFKAKVESIREATKEETEHGHVHGPHGHHH from the coding sequence ATGATTAAAAAAGACACCGTTGTCGGCCTGCATTACCAAATGTTCGATGCCAACGACCAGCTTATCGACGAAACACAGCAGCCCATCGTGTACCTGCACGGCGGTTACGACGGCATTTTCCCGCTGGTGGAGGAAGCCCTGCACGGGAAAACCGTCGGCGACGAAGTGGACATCGTCCTGCAACCGGACGACGCTTTCGGCGAACAGGATCCCGAGCTGGTGCGCATCGAGCCGGCCGACGCCTTCCCGTCGGAAGTGAAGCCGGGCATGATGTTCGAGGCCGACATGCCCGACGGCGATGTGGTGGTGTTCCGCGTTACCGATATGGCCGAGGGCAAAGTGGTTGTGGACGGCAACCACCCGCTGGCAGGCATGAAAATCCGCTTCAAAGCCAAAGTGGAAAGCATCCGCGAAGCCACCAAGGAAGAAACCGAACACGGCCACGTCCACGGCCCGCACGGTCATCATCATTAG
- a CDS encoding competence/damage-inducible protein A translates to MTRDFNLIIIGDEILHGSRQDKHFPYFKNLLETHGLRLNSVQYLPDERPQLAKQLERSFSDGLPAFVTGGIGATPDDHTRQAAAEAAKCPLQRHPEAAALIEAVTRKRGESTDSPEHRQRLHMADFPQGAQIIPNPYNGIAGFTLLHHHFLPGFPVMAHPMAEWVLHTHYAESFHRVPTDQRAILVYGLPESRITPLMEHIEHTYPGIRTYSLPSVGCTTPDGQHTRPHIEFGLKAEGEACTYIDTAWTYALDTLRRLGAQLHDTQEAV, encoded by the coding sequence ATGACCCGCGACTTCAACCTCATCATCATCGGCGACGAAATTCTCCACGGCAGCCGCCAAGACAAACACTTCCCCTACTTCAAAAACCTGCTCGAAACACACGGCCTGCGCCTCAACAGCGTCCAATACCTCCCCGATGAACGCCCCCAGCTCGCCAAACAGCTCGAACGCAGCTTTTCAGACGGCCTGCCCGCCTTCGTAACCGGCGGCATCGGCGCCACACCCGACGACCACACCCGCCAGGCCGCCGCCGAAGCCGCCAAATGCCCGCTCCAACGCCACCCCGAAGCCGCCGCCCTAATCGAAGCCGTAACCCGCAAACGCGGCGAATCCACCGACTCCCCCGAACACCGCCAACGCCTGCACATGGCCGATTTCCCTCAAGGCGCGCAAATCATCCCCAACCCCTACAACGGCATCGCCGGCTTCACCCTCCTGCACCACCACTTCCTGCCCGGCTTCCCCGTCATGGCGCACCCCATGGCCGAATGGGTGCTGCACACCCACTACGCCGAGAGCTTCCACCGCGTCCCAACCGACCAACGCGCCATCCTCGTTTACGGCCTGCCCGAATCCCGCATCACCCCACTGATGGAACACATCGAACACACCTACCCCGGCATCCGCACATACAGCCTACCCAGCGTCGGCTGCACCACCCCCGACGGACAACACACCCGCCCCCACATCGAATTCGGCCTCAAAGCCGAAGGCGAAGCCTGCACCTATATCGACACTGCCTGGACATACGCCCTCGACACCCTGCGCCGCCTCGGCGCACAACTGCACGACACGCAAGAGGCCGTCTGA
- the rpmE gene encoding 50S ribosomal protein L31 — translation MKQNIHPNYHEVKVTCSCGNQFVTQSAMEKDNFTIEVCSQCHPFYTGTQKIVDTTGRVDKFNSKFGKLFKRS, via the coding sequence ATGAAACAAAACATCCACCCCAACTACCACGAAGTCAAAGTAACCTGCTCCTGCGGCAACCAATTCGTTACCCAGTCCGCCATGGAAAAAGACAACTTCACCATCGAAGTCTGCTCCCAGTGCCACCCCTTCTACACCGGCACCCAGAAAATCGTCGATACTACCGGCCGCGTCGACAAATTCAACAGCAAATTCGGCAAACTGTTCAAACGCAGCTAA
- a CDS encoding SlyX family protein, translated as MDELEQRITELEIQTALQEDTIADLNGTIAKMRETLDLQQAQLRLLYRRMQDKSTDGGAETYSLRDEIPPHY; from the coding sequence ATGGACGAACTCGAACAACGCATCACCGAATTGGAAATTCAGACGGCCTTACAGGAAGACACCATCGCCGACCTTAACGGCACCATCGCCAAAATGCGCGAAACGCTCGACTTGCAGCAGGCGCAGCTGAGGCTGCTCTACCGCCGCATGCAGGACAAAAGCACGGACGGCGGCGCAGAAACATACAGCCTGCGCGACGAAATCCCGCCGCATTATTGA
- a CDS encoding Na+/H+ antiporter family protein, whose amino-acid sequence MNAVVAAVVIMLALSLARVHVVLSLTVGAFAGGLLAGMPLADTADAAGNVSRQGIITVFQNGLSGGAKIALSYAMLGAFAMAITHSGLPQQLAGAVVRRLNQNSASGAGAVKWTLLILLLAMGIMSQNVVPIHIAFIPMVVPPLLLVFNRLKIDRRLIACVITFGLVTTYMFLPYGFGAIFLNEILLGNIKSSGMNVDGINVMEAMAIPALGMVAGLLLAFVHYRKPRVYEDNQVDADDNRAAADQPEPSSYRSLVAGVAIAVCFAIQLVYNDALLLGAMLGFAVFMTLGVVKRHDANDVFGAGIRMMAMVGFIMIAAQGFAAVMQATGDIQPLVDGSMKMFGGSKGMAAFAMLFVGLLVTMGIGSSFSTLPIITAIYVPLCISLGFSPPATVAIVGTAGALGDAGSPASDSTLGPTMGLNADGQHDHIRDSVVPTFIHYNIPLLIAGWIAAMVL is encoded by the coding sequence CTGAACGCCGTGGTGGCCGCCGTCGTCATCATGCTGGCCTTGTCGCTGGCGCGGGTGCATGTGGTGTTGAGCCTGACTGTGGGCGCGTTTGCCGGCGGCCTGCTGGCGGGAATGCCGCTGGCCGACACGGCCGACGCCGCCGGAAACGTATCGCGGCAGGGCATCATCACCGTGTTTCAAAACGGCCTGTCGGGCGGGGCGAAGATTGCACTCTCCTATGCCATGCTGGGCGCGTTTGCCATGGCGATTACCCATTCCGGCCTGCCGCAGCAGCTTGCCGGCGCGGTGGTGCGCAGGCTGAACCAAAACAGCGCGTCGGGCGCAGGCGCGGTGAAGTGGACGCTGCTGATATTGTTGTTGGCGATGGGCATCATGAGCCAGAACGTCGTGCCCATCCATATCGCCTTTATCCCGATGGTGGTGCCGCCGCTGCTGCTGGTGTTCAACCGCCTGAAAATCGACCGCCGCCTGATTGCCTGCGTCATTACCTTCGGGCTGGTAACCACCTATATGTTCCTGCCCTACGGCTTCGGCGCGATTTTCCTAAACGAAATCCTGCTGGGCAACATCAAATCCTCGGGCATGAACGTGGACGGCATCAACGTGATGGAAGCCATGGCGATTCCCGCGCTGGGCATGGTGGCCGGGCTGCTGCTGGCCTTTGTCCATTACCGCAAACCGCGCGTTTATGAAGACAACCAGGTCGATGCCGACGACAACCGCGCCGCCGCCGACCAGCCCGAACCCTCGTCTTACCGCAGCCTGGTGGCGGGCGTGGCCATCGCCGTCTGCTTCGCCATCCAGCTTGTTTACAACGACGCGCTGCTCTTGGGCGCGATGCTCGGCTTTGCCGTGTTCATGACCCTGGGCGTGGTCAAACGCCACGACGCCAACGACGTGTTCGGCGCGGGCATCCGCATGATGGCGATGGTCGGCTTCATCATGATTGCCGCGCAGGGCTTCGCCGCCGTGATGCAGGCCACCGGCGACATCCAGCCGCTGGTGGACGGCAGCATGAAAATGTTCGGCGGCAGCAAAGGCATGGCCGCCTTCGCCATGCTGTTTGTCGGCCTTTTGGTAACCATGGGCATCGGCTCCTCCTTCTCCACCCTGCCCATCATCACCGCGATTTATGTGCCCCTGTGCATCAGCCTCGGCTTCTCGCCGCCGGCCACCGTCGCCATTGTCGGCACCGCCGGCGCGCTGGGCGACGCCGGCTCGCCCGCCTCCGACTCCACCCTCGGCCCCACCATGGGCCTGAACGCCGACGGCCAGCACGACCACATCCGCGACTCCGTCGTCCCCACCTTCATCCACTACAACATCCCGCTGCTGATTGCCGGCTGGATTGCCGCGATGGTGCTGTAA
- the rpmG gene encoding 50S ribosomal protein L33, with the protein MRDKIKLESSAGTGHFYTTTKNKRTMPGKLEIKKFDPVARKHVIYKETKLK; encoded by the coding sequence ATGCGCGACAAAATCAAACTGGAATCGAGTGCGGGTACCGGTCATTTCTACACCACCACCAAAAACAAACGCACCATGCCCGGCAAACTGGAAATCAAAAAATTCGATCCCGTTGCCCGCAAACACGTTATCTATAAAGAAACCAAATTGAAATAA
- the rpmB gene encoding 50S ribosomal protein L28, which translates to MARVCKVTGKRPMSGNNVSHANNKTKRRFLPNLQTRRFWVESENRWVRLRVSNAGLRTIDKLGIDAVLADLRARGEA; encoded by the coding sequence ATGGCACGAGTTTGTAAAGTGACCGGAAAACGCCCGATGAGCGGGAACAACGTGTCGCATGCCAACAATAAAACCAAACGCCGTTTTTTGCCTAACTTGCAAACACGCCGTTTTTGGGTTGAAAGCGAAAACCGCTGGGTGCGTCTGCGCGTATCCAACGCCGGCCTGCGCACTATCGACAAACTGGGCATCGACGCCGTTCTGGCCGATTTGCGCGCGCGCGGCGAAGCCTGA
- a CDS encoding UDP-2,3-diacylglucosamine diphosphatase, protein MRQTVFIADLHLSDDTPDLNRLFAQALNLWRENTDALYILGDLFEAWLGDDMPDAAARDAAARLKAFSAHAPVYFICGNRDFLLGRRYAAQAGMTLLPEVRQISLYGQTYLISHGDEMCTADTAYQRFRRIMRNRAVQKILLSLPQKWRRKIAADMRAASRRRKRETGLSAVSDVSESGVQAALARHPEADALIHGHTHRPAIHSHSFAGREVKRYVLPDWHDGRGGYLAVSEAGCEIRPLANRAESV, encoded by the coding sequence ATGCGCCAAACCGTCTTCATCGCCGACCTCCACCTCTCCGACGACACCCCCGACCTCAACCGCCTGTTCGCCCAAGCCCTAAACCTCTGGCGGGAAAACACCGACGCGCTTTATATCTTGGGCGACCTCTTTGAAGCCTGGCTGGGCGACGACATGCCCGACGCGGCGGCACGCGACGCGGCGGCGCGGCTCAAAGCCTTTTCCGCCCATGCCCCCGTGTACTTCATCTGCGGCAACCGCGACTTCCTGCTCGGCCGCCGCTACGCCGCGCAGGCGGGCATGACCCTGCTGCCCGAAGTGCGCCAAATCAGCCTCTACGGCCAAACCTACCTGATTTCGCACGGCGACGAAATGTGCACCGCCGACACCGCCTACCAACGCTTCCGCCGCATCATGCGCAACAGGGCCGTGCAGAAAATCCTGCTGTCGCTGCCGCAGAAATGGCGCAGGAAAATCGCCGCCGACATGCGCGCCGCCAGCCGCCGCCGCAAACGCGAAACCGGCCTTAGTGCCGTCTCCGACGTCAGCGAAAGCGGCGTGCAGGCCGCCCTCGCGCGCCACCCAGAGGCCGACGCCCTCATTCACGGCCACACCCACCGCCCCGCCATCCACAGCCACAGCTTCGCCGGCCGCGAAGTCAAACGCTACGTGCTGCCCGACTGGCACGACGGGCGCGGCGGCTATCTTGCCGTGTCCGAAGCGGGCTGCGAAATCCGGCCGCTGGCAAACCGGGCAGAGTCCGTCTGA
- the ruvC gene encoding crossover junction endodeoxyribonuclease RuvC gives MNNKPLRILGIDPGSRTTGFGIIDLIGREHHYVASGCIKTIAGDELAGRIGVIVENLAEIIDCYRPQQAAVEKVFVNANPASTLMLGQARGAAVAALVMRGLPVYEYTALQVKQAVVGQGKAAKEQVQHMVVRMLRLSGTPQPDAADGLATALTHALRNNSLAARLNPDGLQIKGGRFK, from the coding sequence ATGAATAACAAACCCCTGCGCATCCTCGGCATCGACCCCGGCAGCCGCACCACCGGCTTCGGCATCATCGACCTTATCGGCCGCGAACACCACTATGTCGCCTCCGGCTGCATCAAAACCATCGCCGGCGACGAACTGGCCGGCCGCATCGGCGTCATCGTGGAAAACCTCGCCGAAATCATCGACTGCTACCGCCCGCAGCAGGCCGCCGTGGAAAAAGTGTTTGTCAACGCCAACCCCGCCTCCACCCTCATGCTCGGCCAGGCGCGCGGCGCGGCCGTCGCCGCCCTCGTCATGCGCGGCCTGCCCGTGTACGAATACACCGCCCTGCAAGTCAAACAGGCCGTCGTCGGCCAGGGCAAAGCCGCCAAAGAACAAGTGCAGCACATGGTGGTGCGCATGCTGCGCCTCTCCGGCACCCCCCAGCCCGACGCTGCCGACGGCCTCGCCACCGCCCTCACCCACGCCCTGCGCAACAACAGCCTCGCCGCCCGCCTCAACCCCGACGGCCTGCAAATCAAAGGCGGGCGTTTCAAATAG
- a CDS encoding GIY-YIG nuclease family protein, whose amino-acid sequence MTQTPPDADGTWSVYLVRCANGALYCGISNRPAQRYAAHLAGRGARYTRMHKPEEMRLTDSGLTKSAAQKREAAIKRLPKSAKTALWHTAAPLVGTEKPNE is encoded by the coding sequence ATGACCCAAACCCCGCCCGATGCCGACGGCACGTGGAGCGTCTACCTCGTCCGCTGTGCAAACGGCGCACTCTATTGCGGCATCAGCAACCGCCCCGCGCAACGCTACGCCGCCCACCTCGCCGGACGCGGCGCGCGCTACACCCGCATGCACAAACCCGAAGAAATGCGCCTCACCGACAGCGGCCTTACCAAAAGCGCGGCACAAAAACGCGAAGCCGCCATCAAACGCCTGCCCAAAAGCGCAAAAACCGCGCTCTGGCACACCGCCGCCCCGTTGGTCGGTACGGAAAAACCAAATGAATAA
- the prfB gene encoding peptide chain release factor 2, giving the protein MEAERINQLNNHLNDLEQRSAAIRSYMDYQGKKERLEEVIGLSEDPELWNDPKRAQEIGKERKLLEGVVLTLDNIGGGIEDNRMLIEMAVEENDEDGFAAIESDVAELESQMAGLEFKRMFNQPADHNNCFVDITAGAGGTEAEDWAGMLFRMYSRYAERKGFKLEIIEEDDGEIAGINRATLRVEGEYAYGLLRTETGVHRLVRYSPFDSNNKRHTSFASVFVYPEVDDSFEIEINPADLRTDTYRASGAGGQHINKTDSAVRITHIPTGIVVQSQSSRSQHENRRIVMEMLRSKLFELEMRKRNEEKQALEEGKADVGWGSQIRSYVLDSSRIKDLRTGYEVGNTKAVLDGDLDGFIEASLKQGV; this is encoded by the coding sequence ATGGAAGCCGAACGCATCAACCAGTTAAACAACCATCTGAACGACCTCGAACAGCGCAGCGCGGCCATCCGCAGCTATATGGACTATCAGGGCAAAAAAGAACGTTTGGAGGAAGTAATCGGCCTCTCCGAAGATCCGGAATTGTGGAACGACCCCAAACGCGCCCAGGAAATCGGCAAAGAGCGCAAGCTGCTCGAAGGCGTGGTGCTCACGCTGGACAACATCGGCGGCGGCATCGAAGACAACCGCATGCTGATTGAAATGGCGGTCGAAGAAAACGACGAAGACGGTTTCGCCGCCATCGAAAGCGACGTGGCCGAACTCGAAAGCCAAATGGCCGGCCTCGAATTCAAGCGCATGTTCAACCAGCCCGCCGACCACAACAACTGCTTTGTGGACATCACCGCAGGCGCAGGCGGCACCGAAGCCGAAGACTGGGCGGGCATGCTGTTCCGCATGTACAGCCGCTACGCCGAGCGCAAGGGCTTCAAACTCGAAATCATCGAAGAAGACGACGGCGAAATCGCCGGCATCAACCGCGCCACCCTGCGCGTGGAAGGCGAATACGCCTACGGCCTGTTGCGCACCGAAACCGGCGTGCACCGCCTGGTGCGCTACTCGCCCTTCGATTCCAACAACAAACGCCACACCTCGTTCGCCTCCGTGTTCGTGTATCCCGAAGTGGACGACAGCTTCGAGATCGAAATCAACCCCGCCGATTTGCGCACCGACACCTACCGCGCATCCGGCGCGGGCGGCCAGCACATCAACAAAACCGACTCCGCCGTGCGCATCACCCACATTCCCACCGGCATCGTCGTCCAGTCGCAATCCAGCCGTTCGCAGCACGAAAACCGCCGCATCGTGATGGAAATGCTGCGTTCCAAACTGTTCGAGCTGGAAATGCGCAAGCGCAACGAAGAAAAACAAGCCCTCGAAGAAGGCAAGGCCGATGTCGGCTGGGGCAGCCAAATCCGCTCTTATGTGCTCGATTCCTCGCGCATCAAAGACCTGCGTACCGGCTATGAAGTCGGCAATACCAAAGCCGTGCTCGACGGCGACTTGGACGGCTTCATCGAAGCCAGTTTGAAACAGGGCGTATAA
- the lpxB gene encoding lipid-A-disaccharide synthase — MTAPSPLIALCAGEASGDLLGAHLIEAIRARCPQARFTGIGGARMAALGFESLYEQEKLAVRGFAEVVRRLPEIHKIRKGLTADMLRLRPDVFVGIDAPDFNLAVEGRLKAAGIATVHYVSPSVWAWRRGRVNSIVKQANRVLCLFPMEPQLYRDAGGRAEFVGHPMAQTLPLDADRAAARKRMKLDENTPVFALLPGSRVSEIDYMAPVFFQTAGLVLQRLPQARFLLPVATHATRVRLLEILAKDEYKRLPVQLMTTHADLACTAADAVLVTSGTATLEVALCKRPMVISYKISPLTYAYVKRKIKVPHVGLPNILLGREAVPELLQGKAKPALLADALIKWYESPEAVAALENDFRELHLTLRKDTAALAAQNVLEEAGVAV, encoded by the coding sequence ATGACCGCCCCCTCCCCCCTCATCGCCCTGTGCGCCGGCGAAGCCTCCGGCGACCTGCTCGGCGCGCATCTGATCGAAGCCATACGTGCCCGCTGCCCGCAGGCGCGCTTTACCGGCATCGGCGGCGCGCGCATGGCCGCGCTCGGTTTCGAGAGTTTGTACGAACAGGAAAAACTCGCCGTGCGCGGCTTTGCCGAAGTGGTCAGACGCCTGCCCGAAATCCACAAAATCCGCAAAGGGCTGACCGCCGACATGCTGCGCCTGCGCCCCGACGTGTTCGTCGGCATCGACGCGCCCGACTTCAACCTCGCCGTTGAAGGCCGTCTGAAAGCGGCGGGCATCGCCACCGTGCACTACGTCAGCCCCTCGGTGTGGGCGTGGCGGCGCGGGCGGGTCAACAGCATTGTGAAACAGGCCAACCGCGTGCTCTGCCTCTTCCCGATGGAGCCGCAGCTTTACCGCGACGCGGGCGGACGGGCGGAATTTGTCGGCCACCCGATGGCGCAGACCCTGCCGCTGGACGCCGACCGCGCCGCCGCCCGCAAACGCATGAAACTCGACGAAAACACGCCCGTGTTCGCCTTGCTGCCCGGCAGCCGCGTCAGCGAAATCGACTACATGGCACCGGTCTTTTTTCAGACGGCCGGATTGGTGCTGCAACGCCTGCCCCAAGCCCGCTTCCTACTACCCGTGGCCACCCACGCCACCCGTGTGCGCCTGCTCGAAATCCTGGCCAAAGACGAATACAAACGCCTGCCCGTGCAGCTGATGACCACCCACGCCGACCTGGCCTGCACCGCCGCCGACGCCGTGCTGGTTACCAGCGGCACGGCCACGCTGGAAGTGGCCCTGTGCAAGCGTCCGATGGTGATCAGCTACAAAATCTCGCCGCTCACCTACGCCTATGTGAAGCGCAAAATCAAAGTGCCGCACGTCGGCCTGCCCAACATCCTGCTCGGACGCGAAGCCGTGCCCGAGCTGTTGCAGGGCAAAGCCAAACCCGCGCTTTTGGCCGACGCGCTGATCAAGTGGTACGAATCGCCCGAAGCCGTCGCCGCGCTGGAAAACGACTTCCGCGAACTGCACCTCACCCTGCGCAAAGACACCGCCGCGCTGGCGGCGCAAAACGTGCTGGAAGAAGCGGGCGTGGCGGTTTGA